The Mesorhizobium opportunistum WSM2075 DNA window TGTCGGCGTCGATATCGATCGTCTCGATACATCGTTCCGCTCGCAAGACTGCGATGGGTTCAACATCGCGATGCCGCCCCCGGCACTGGACGGTTTCGTCGGCCGCGTGTTGCCGGAGCTGCGGCGGCGCGGCCTTTTGCGGGAGAGCTATCGCGGCACGACGTTGCGCTCGCATCTTGGTCTTGCCGGCGGAGGGGACCAATGACCGCGCAGATGAAGCTCGGCGCCTTCCTGTGGGCGACGGGCCACCACATCGCCGCCTGGCGCCACCCCAAGGCGCATGTAACCGCCGGCATCGACATCGATCACTACATCCAGCTGGCGCGCACGGCGGAGGCGGCGAAGTTCGACATGATCTTCTGCGAAGACGCCGCCGGCCTGCGCGAGGCCAACGTCGGCATCGCCAGCCAGACGTCGCGCTCGATCGGCTTCGAGCCGATCAGCCTGCTTTCGGCGCTCGCCGTGCAGACCAGCCGCATCGGCCTCGTCTCCACCGCCTCGACAAGCTATAACGAGCCCTACGGGTTGGCGCGGATGTTTCTTTCGCTCGACCATCTGAGCGATGGCCGGGCCGGCTGGAACCTGGTGACATCGGCCAGCCCGATCGAGGCTGCCAATTTCGGCTCGACCGGCCTCAAGCCCCATGCCGACCGCTATGAGCGGGCGCGCGAATTCGCCGAGGTGGTCACTAGGCTGTGGCACGGAAAGCTCGGCGCCTCCGGCCATGACGGCCAGAGCTTTTCGGTTCGCGACCCGCTCGACCTGCCGCGTTCGCCGCAGGGCGCGCCGGTCATGGTCCAGGCCGGCGCCTCGGATGTCGGCCGCGATCTGGCCGCAGGCACCGCCGATGTGGTGTTCACGGCGGCGCAGACCTTCGAGGAGGCGAAGGCCTTCTACGACGACCTCAAGGGGCGCATGGCAACCTATGGACGCGAGCCGGACGACATCAAGATCATGCCCGGCGTCGCGCCCGTGGTGGCGGAAACGGAAGCCGAGGCCCGGGAAAAATTCGAGGCGTTGCAGGAGCTGATCCCCGACGATGTCGGCGTGGCGCTGCTGTCCAGCTATCTCAGCATCTCCGATCTGTGGCGATATCCGATCGACGGGCCGCTGCCCGAACTGCCGGAAAGCGAGGGGATGAAGAGCCGGCAGGCGCTGGTCATCGAACAATCGCGCCGCGACGGCCTTTCCATCCGCCAGCTTGCCCGTCATTTCGCCGGCGCCAGGGGTCATTGGCGTATCGTCGGCACGGCGGCCCAGATCGCCGACGAATTGCAGGCGCGGTTCGAAGGCGGCGCGGCCGACGGCTTCAACGTCATGCCGTCTTACTTCCCCGGCGAACTCGATGCCTTTTGCGAACTCGTGGTGCCGGAGCTGCAGCGGCGCGGCCTGTTCCGCAGGGATTATGAAGGCCGAACGCTGCGCGACCATCTGGGCTTGAAGCGGCCGGCTTGAGTCGGCACAGCTTAGCCGGCCATCACCTTGCCGCGCGGGGCCGGATGGCCGGCATTTAAGGCCGTGTTGTGAATAACCAGCGCCGTCATGATCTCAGCCGCCGCCAGCGCTGCAATAACTTGCGGCCGCTTGTCCTTGACCGCATCACCGCCGATCGGCGAGACGAGGCGAGCAAACTCCGCTTCCGTGCCATCAGCCGATTTCAGGAACCAGCTCCTGAAGGTCGCTTTCTTGGTCTTCGAGCCGATCATGCCGACATAGGCGGTGTCGCCGCGCCTCAGCGCTTCGGCGACGATCAGGAAGTCCAGCGCGTGGTCATGGGTGAGGATGGCGAATGCGGTGCCGGCAGGAGCGTTGCGCACCTCGGCCTCCGGCATCGGCGTCAGCCGCGTCTCAACGGTCTCCGGCATGCCTTCCAGCGCTTCGGCCCGCGTTTCGATGATGACGCCGTGGACGGGAAGAAGTGCTACCGTCGACGCCAGCGCCTGGCCGACATGGCCGCCGCCGAAGATGTAGACATGCGGCAGGTGGGCCTGTTCGGCTTCGGCGCCCGCAATCAGATCGGCGGCAAGCGCGGCATCGACAAGCCGGATCAGCACTTCGACGCGCCCGCCGCAGCATTGGCCAATTTCGGGCCCCAGCGGCACGTCGAGCGTGGCGCGGACTTCGTCGGCTGCGATGCGGGTTCCCCTCCCCCTTGAGGGGAGGGTGGCGGCAAAGCCGCCGGGTGGGGTCGGATCGACCGGTCTCGACGTCCTTGCGGTGCCTTTTGAGAGGACCCCCTCTGGCCGCTTCGCGGCCTGCCCTTCGCTATGGCTCCGGGCGCTCGTCGCTGAAAAAGCCAAATCGTTGGCTTTTTCTCGGCCCACGGCCGATCGCTCCTCTCCCCCCTCGAGGGGGGAGAAAAGCATCTGCCTGGCCTTGTCGATGGCCATGTATTCGAGCTGGCCGCCGCCGATCGTGCCAAAGGTGGCCGATGCCGAGA harbors:
- a CDS encoding LLM class flavin-dependent oxidoreductase is translated as MTAQMKLGAFLWATGHHIAAWRHPKAHVTAGIDIDHYIQLARTAEAAKFDMIFCEDAAGLREANVGIASQTSRSIGFEPISLLSALAVQTSRIGLVSTASTSYNEPYGLARMFLSLDHLSDGRAGWNLVTSASPIEAANFGSTGLKPHADRYERAREFAEVVTRLWHGKLGASGHDGQSFSVRDPLDLPRSPQGAPVMVQAGASDVGRDLAAGTADVVFTAAQTFEEAKAFYDDLKGRMATYGREPDDIKIMPGVAPVVAETEAEAREKFEALQELIPDDVGVALLSSYLSISDLWRYPIDGPLPELPESEGMKSRQALVIEQSRRDGLSIRQLARHFAGARGHWRIVGTAAQIADELQARFEGGAADGFNVMPSYFPGELDAFCELVVPELQRRGLFRRDYEGRTLRDHLGLKRPA
- the xdhC gene encoding xanthine dehydrogenase accessory protein XdhC encodes the protein MNSKVQSLKAFLASAHRVALVEVADTKGSTPREKGAFMLVSASATFGTIGGGQLEYMAIDKARQMLFSPLEGGEERSAVGREKANDLAFSATSARSHSEGQAAKRPEGVLSKGTARTSRPVDPTPPGGFAATLPSRGRGTRIAADEVRATLDVPLGPEIGQCCGGRVEVLIRLVDAALAADLIAGAEAEQAHLPHVYIFGGGHVGQALASTVALLPVHGVIIETRAEALEGMPETVETRLTPMPEAEVRNAPAGTAFAILTHDHALDFLIVAEALRRGDTAYVGMIGSKTKKATFRSWFLKSADGTEAEFARLVSPIGGDAVKDKRPQVIAALAAAEIMTALVIHNTALNAGHPAPRGKVMAG